AACTGTTTTTTTAAGATCAAATAAAATATGCGCTGAATTCTTCACCCCTTTGGGGGTCAGAATGACGTAATATTCTTTGGGATTCAGAATGAGATAGCATTTAATCTTTCTTTACATGGGAATCGATAAAACCAAACGCTTCTTGGTAAGCCTTATCGCGAACATCCTTGCGAGAGAGGAACAAGTCGTGCAAGCCATCGGGAATTGTACGCGTCGTTACCTTTTCGCCCAAATTCGGAGCCCATTCCTGGATGTGATCCACGTTCAGCACCCCATCACAATGCATGTAATCGTCCGTCCATTCATCGCCATCTTCAGAGCAATCGCCATGCATCACAAGCACCGGAGACTTAATATCAAGCTTGGAGTGAACACGCTTTTGACCATTCATAATGGCACGGAGCCAACCCAAAAATTGTTCCGGGCGAGATTCACTTTTTAAATTTTCGTTGTATTCCCATTCACCCTTTTCATGTTTCAAAAGGGAGTAGGCATAGTTGGGATTTCCCGTAGAACCGACAGAAAAATCCGGCAAGAATATGGACAAGTCCGCAATAATAGGGAGCCCAATTTTACGCAGGAACCAATTAAAGTTCATATCCAAGAACGGGCTGTTGAGCACAAGTGCCGCAAAATGTTCATCACTACGGTCATTCACGTAAAGTGACGAAATCAAGCCACCCTGGGAATGCGCCACAATCACAAACGGAACGCGTTCCGCCTCTTCGTAATCGTCCACGGCAATTTTTTTGCTGAGTTCTACAGCGACATCCAGTTCAGCGTAAAATTCCTTGATATTACGCATGTCACCACGCGGTTCGCCATCCACATACGAACGTCCGCAATAGTGCAAATCAATCGCAAAGAATGCAAAGCCCGCAGAATCCGCCTTTTCGGCTAGTTCCTTCTGGAAGAAGTAATCGTTGTAGCCATGCACGTACAAGATGATACCACGCAAGCTCACGTTATTCTGCGAATCTGCACGCGGAGAACTCCCAAATGGATACTCAATCAACGTCGAGCGGAAAACTTCCTCGCTATCGGGGCTCGTTTCAATCGGGTAAACTTTAAAAGGCTCGCCGAGTTCCATGTCCACCTGCACTTTAGACAGGGACTTTTCAATAATATCGGGATCCACATCAATCTTGGACGTACTATCCAATATCACATCGTGCATCGCTTCGGCATTCGCAAAATACACATAAACCGCCGATGCAATAAAGAAAAGCACCAGCGGAATAATCATGACGATTATTTTAACTTTTTTCATGAGCTACATAATACTAAAATTAGCGACGCTCGGTCATTACGATAGGAGTTGCATCACGTCTTTTGCGACCTGCGACGGATTCAAGTGATTTTTCTCACAGAGATCCGCAAAGCTCACCTTGTCGTAGAATTCCTTGTAAAGCCCACGCACAAGCACTTTCGCCTTTGATTCGCCAAGAGCTGCAGCCACCTTCTGACCAAAACCGCCCTCAACCACGCCATTTTCGAGCGTGACAAACACATCGTGAGTCTTTGCAAGTTCCAAAAGCAAATCCTTATCCACACCGCTTGCATAACGCGGGTTCACAAGCGTTGCATCAATACCTTCGCGACGCAGTTCAAGCGCCACAGCTGCGGCACGCTGGTAGAAATCGCCAAGACCAATCAAAGCTACGCGCTCGCCACGATGCACGACCTTAAACTTGTTGAGTCTGGAGTAATCCTTCTCGAAAATATCACTCCTATGGTGCACGGCATTCGGAATGCGGATTGCCACCGGATGTTCCGTCTGGTCAATCGCCCAGTCCGCCATCGTCTTGAATTCTTCGACGCATGTCGGGCAAAGATAAACTAAGTTCGGAATATTGCTAAGCATCGGGATATCGAAAATGCAGAGGTGCGTCGTATCGTTCATACCATCTGCACCCGACATTGTCACGAGAATCGTAGCGGGATTATTGTTCACGCACAAGTCCTGCGAAAGCTGGTCGTAGGTGCGTTGGATAAACGTGCCATGGGTACTGTAAATCGGCTTTGCCCCGCCCTTTGCAAGCCCAGATGCAAGAGCCACCGCATGTTCTTCAGCGATACCCACATCTATGTACTGCTTGCCAGCCTCCTTACGGCGAGCCGTATGGAAGCCGATTCCCGCCGGAACTGCGGAATGTATCACGACAACCTTCGGGTCACTCTTGATTTTTGCCATCAGATAAAGGCCGAGAATTTCACCGTAATTTTCGCCACTGCCCCAATTGATTTCGCCCGTTTCGATGTTGAACGGAGCCGCCCAATGCCAGCCTTCGCGGTTTTGTTCGGCATAGGAATAGCCACGGCCTTTTTGCGTATGCAGATGCACCACGACCGGGCGCGTCGAATTTTTCACGGACTTGAAAATTTCAATGAGCGAAGCGATATCGTTACCTTGTTCAAGGTACTTGTAATCAAAGCCAAGAGACTTGAAGTAATTGTTTTCAGACTTGCCTGCAGTCGCGCGGAGATTCGCCAAGGACTTGTAAAGCCCGCCGTGGTTTTCGGCAATGGACATTTCGTTATCGTTCACCACAACGATAAAATTCGTAGCGTATTCGCCTGCATTGTCAAGGCCTTCAAACGCTTCGCCACCGCTCAAGGAACCGTCACCAATTACAGCAATCACATTGCCCGATTCACGCAGCACATCGCGAGCAGTCGCAAGGCCAAGCGCAAGGCTCACCGACGTAGAGGTATGCCCCACCATAAAAAAATCGTGTTCGCTTTCGGTCGGTTCGCTATAGCCCGTCACATCGCCGTAATGCGATTCTTCCAAGAACGCCTGGGCGCGGCCCGTGAGCATTTTGTGGCTGTAGCTCTGATGGCTCACGTCGTAAACAATCTTGTCCTTTGGAGAATCGAAAACGTAGTGGAGCGCAATCGTCCCTTCGACAAAGCCGAGGTTAGGTGCCACGTGACCGCCACGCTTAGAAAGCTTTTTAAGGAGTGCTGTGCGCATTTCGGCGGCAAGCTGTTCGAGACTCTTGATGTCCAACGCTTTCACGTCGGCTGGGGACTTGATTTTTTCTAGAAGCATGAGACCTCATGATGCCCGTCAAGCGGGGATAATACATTGCGATAGAAAAACTTTTAAAATAATATATACAAAAACGCCCGCAAAAATTGAGATTTCCGCGGGATTTTGTTACATAAGTATACAGAAGCTACAGCACGTAAAGCGCAAGAACAACAACTAGTGCAATAAACGGGAGCACAAAAAGCGCAAGGAATCGCAAGCAATAAAGAGCGACTTTCATATTCCAGAAGAAAAGCCGCCACCTTCCCTGCTTAGTCTTGCGGATTTCGGCCTGACAATCGGGGCAGATATTGCCGATTTTATTGCGATAACGGATGGCAAGGTTACTTTCCATCGGGGACATCCCCACCTTGTCATTAAATTCCTTTTTGCAAATTGAACATGTACTTAGCATGCTGCTAATATAACAATTTAGTTATTAGTCATTAGTCTTTAGTCAGTAGATTTAAGTTTGGCGCCAATGGCGCGGTTATAAAACCATTGACTATTAACCAATGACCAAAGTCTAAATTCCCTTAAAGAGCGTAGTTATTTCCAGGGAGCCACTATTTCCTTTAAAAGAATGTCCATTATAATAACTGTATTTCAATTTCCAAGTAATCAAAGTATCTTTTTCTAAAGACGCTTCAAGATTATTCCAAAGATAGAATGGCTTTTTGTTGTATAACGTGGGATAAGTCGTAAGCATTGATATTGGACGAAGAATATCTTTATAAATACAGACACGTAAAGAATCTTCCTTCGTTGTGCACTTTGTAGTATTCGAAGCCCAGTCCGGCAAGCCCTCCACTGTAACGGTATATGCCGAGAACAAAGTATCTATTCCAAAGATTGGCTTTTGCGTGTCGAGCGAATCTAGCGCATTGCGGAATGTAGCCGTATCAAATGCTGGCGCATTGATGGCAGGAACATAATCCGTCCAAGCTCTTGGACCATAATTCAAGAAAGTTGTGTCACGAGCAATTGTTCGATATGTTTTATGAAGAACATCATGGAAAACAGTATCACGCACACAGCGATACCCCGGTTGAGAACACAGTGGCTCATTCGTTATTAATACAGGATCTAAACGAACGACAGCAACCTCGGCAGAACTCGTTGCAAGATTATCTGTCTGATTATACATATAACACACACTGGAAATTTCGCAACTAAACGTCTTTTGCGTATCAGAGGAATCAAGATTGCAATAAACAGGAACTCTACCGCATGGGCCTGAAGTCCCACTTTTTGCAGCACTTTGCTTAGTAAGTGTATCGTATTTTTCCGTATAACGATCAAAATAAATAAAGCTGGTGTACTTTTCATTGCCTGTAATCAAAGTATCGTCGTAAACAGTGT
This is a stretch of genomic DNA from Fibrobacter sp. UWB13. It encodes these proteins:
- a CDS encoding 1-deoxy-D-xylulose-5-phosphate synthase — encoded protein: MLLEKIKSPADVKALDIKSLEQLAAEMRTALLKKLSKRGGHVAPNLGFVEGTIALHYVFDSPKDKIVYDVSHQSYSHKMLTGRAQAFLEESHYGDVTGYSEPTESEHDFFMVGHTSTSVSLALGLATARDVLRESGNVIAVIGDGSLSGGEAFEGLDNAGEYATNFIVVVNDNEMSIAENHGGLYKSLANLRATAGKSENNYFKSLGFDYKYLEQGNDIASLIEIFKSVKNSTRPVVVHLHTQKGRGYSYAEQNREGWHWAAPFNIETGEINWGSGENYGEILGLYLMAKIKSDPKVVVIHSAVPAGIGFHTARRKEAGKQYIDVGIAEEHAVALASGLAKGGAKPIYSTHGTFIQRTYDQLSQDLCVNNNPATILVTMSGADGMNDTTHLCIFDIPMLSNIPNLVYLCPTCVEEFKTMADWAIDQTEHPVAIRIPNAVHHRSDIFEKDYSRLNKFKVVHRGERVALIGLGDFYQRAAAVALELRREGIDATLVNPRYASGVDKDLLLELAKTHDVFVTLENGVVEGGFGQKVAAALGESKAKVLVRGLYKEFYDKVSFADLCEKNHLNPSQVAKDVMQLLS
- a CDS encoding alpha/beta hydrolase, producing the protein MKKVKIIVMIIPLVLFFIASAVYVYFANAEAMHDVILDSTSKIDVDPDIIEKSLSKVQVDMELGEPFKVYPIETSPDSEEVFRSTLIEYPFGSSPRADSQNNVSLRGIILYVHGYNDYFFQKELAEKADSAGFAFFAIDLHYCGRSYVDGEPRGDMRNIKEFYAELDVAVELSKKIAVDDYEEAERVPFVIVAHSQGGLISSLYVNDRSDEHFAALVLNSPFLDMNFNWFLRKIGLPIIADLSIFLPDFSVGSTGNPNYAYSLLKHEKGEWEYNENLKSESRPEQFLGWLRAIMNGQKRVHSKLDIKSPVLVMHGDCSEDGDEWTDDYMHCDGVLNVDHIQEWAPNLGEKVTTRTIPDGLHDLFLSRKDVRDKAYQEAFGFIDSHVKKD